One genomic region from Pempheris klunzingeri isolate RE-2024b chromosome 4, fPemKlu1.hap1, whole genome shotgun sequence encodes:
- the snx19b gene encoding sorting nexin-19, giving the protein MTSTSVTEGVKPDTNPHSAMAEVLGQRSLLGFGVLLTWLVLFHLLVNIWLLCVFTSLLVVLGGWLGSQAILESNSMVHLERFIALEQVPQSVEDEHHLDQEIYNTVRKIIRDFVTSWYSTVSSESGFETEVQEAMISMAMELKMRARQVDRKELTQRILDLFGSHLQDCIRAKELVTEQQTPLTAKWSSESEQLWKAYSRVTTPHLAVSSDTLEVNYTRAVVDLLLHVLVPSPHLETRTGRFVVGELITCNVMLPLIAKLSDPDWLNSLMIEIFGKSSKPQEPITAEPLASSPTPPLPPAESELAPLQETTRVSQKNSEDSPLRAETEVVCDAEMGTPELAACDVIDSEEGDHPQNNTEEEEPTRPFLRHYMRGSKSNPFYQENDSDLDSPLASIDSLVMIGQEEGLYDRPRECATSVESNNGVDLEDVCPSPLDGSCPKVLLNSQPAEHPNGCGPPSVRIAQGTPVISSLQDLEREGSSPSVNPTRELLLGVEQRLGNPGELTEHSPLQGSSPMPSFSFEPLSSPDGPVIIQNLRITGTITAKEHRGTGSHPYTLYTIKYETAMGCENSGSIQQGSEDSEVIPSGCENPSAIQPVAYHMVNRRYSEFLNLQTRLEEKPELRKLIKGVKGPKKVFPDMPFGNMDSDKIEARKGLLETFLKQLCAICEIANSEEMQEFLALNTDARIAFVKKPFIVSRIDKIVVNAIVDTLKTAFPRSEPQSPTEDNEAEMDGGKMCGDKKSKSRLKFSSKNIPFMNGSDIRPPVLFSSEQTSAVFNGMSLGDLQAFITDQETLASRCPEKENGAVEREFEGDVDDSMRVKHSKEPASETALAEVALNILCLLMKDQWSWLCSENIQRTVRLLFGTFINRWLDVSAANLTCTRYWVVYLQVIQEAVWPGGTLPTAPGLERSQEQRDSTRQQALHCLMRLLPDLVSDMLGSDKYKLSWQTALDSLQDPYINRHLVYCIFDLLLEFLVPEIPEEDFQRSLLQTLSKNPEKLQA; this is encoded by the exons ATGACCTCCACATCTGTTACTGAGGGCGTAAAGCCAGACACTAACCCCCACAGTGCCATGGCTGAGGTGCTGGGACAGAGGAGCTTGCTGGGCTTTGGTGTGTTGTTGACATGGCTGGTGCTGTTCCACCTGCTAGTCAACatctggctgctgtgtgtgttcaccagcctgctggtggtgctCGGTGGCTGGCTCGGCTCACAGGCCATCCTGGAGTCCAACAGTATGGTTCACCTGGAGAGGTTTATCGCTCTGGAGCAG GTCCCACAGTCTGTGGAGGATGAGCATCACTTGGACCAGGAGATCTACAACACCGTGAGGAAAATCATCAGGGACTTTGTCACCTCCTGGTactccactgtgtcctctgagAGTGGGTTTGAAACAGAGGTTCAAGAGGCCATGATCTCTATGGCCATGGAGCTGAAAATGCGTGCAAGACAGGTCGACAGGAAG GAGCTGACCCAGAGGATCCTGGATCTGTTTGGCAGCCACCTGCAGGACTGCATCAGAGCCAAAGAGCTGGTGACCGAGCAGCAAACGCCTCTGACAGCAAAGTGGAGTAGCGAGAGCGAGCAGCTGTGGAAGGCATATTCCAGGGTTACCACGCCTCATCTTGCCGTGAGCAGCGACACGCTGGAAGTCAACTACACCAGAGCAGTTGTAGATTTGTTGCTGCATGTGTTGGTGCCGTCGCCTCACTTGGAGACCCGCACCGGACGGTTCGTCGTCGGAGAGCTCATCACCTGCAACGTTATGCTCCCCCTCATTGCTAAACTGTCAGACCCTGACTGGTTAAACAGTCTCATGATTGAAATATTTGGCAAGTCAAGCAAACCACAGGAGCCAATTACAGCAGAGCCACTGGCTTcatcaccaacaccaccactgCCACCTGCTGAGTCAGAGCTCGCTCCACTACAAGAGACAACACGTGTATCTCAAAAGAATAGTGAAGATTCTCCACTAAGAGCCGAGACCGAAGTAGTCTGTGACGCAGAGATGGGCACGCCTGAGCTCGCTGCCTGTGATGTGATCGACTCTGAGGAGGGAGACCATCCACAGAACAACACCGAAGAAGAAGAACCCACTCGACCCTTTTTAAGGCATTACATGCGAGGAAGCAAGTCAAACCCATTTTACCAGGAAAATGACTCTGACCTGGATTCTCCCTTGGCTTCTATTGATTCCCTGGTCATGATAGGCCAAGAGGAGGGCCTGTATGACAGACCCAGAGAATGTGCCACATCTGTTGAGAGCAATAACGGTGTGGACCTGGAGGATGTTTGCCCCAGTCCACTGGATGGCTCCTGCCCTAAAGTGCTGCTGAATTCACAACCAGCAGAGCATCCGAACGGCTGCGGCCCCCCGTCAGTCAGGATAGCACAGGGGACTCCTGTTATCAGCAGCCTCCAGGAcctggagagagagggcagCTCCCCTTCAGTGAACCCAACCAGAGAGCTCCTTCTGGGTGTGGAACAGAGGCTGGGGAACCCCGGTGAGCTGACTGAACACAGCCCGTTGCAGGGCTCTTCCCCTATGCCATCGTTCAGTTTTGAGCCGCTCAGCAGCCCCGACGGACCAGTCATCATCCAGAACCTCCGCATCACTGGAACCATCACGGCAAAGGAGCACCGTGGCACCGGCTCACACCCCTACACTCTTTACACTATCAAA TATGAGACAGCGATGGGCTGTGAGAACTCAGGAAGCATCCAGCAGGGCTCTGAGGATTCTGAAGTCATACCTTCAGGATGTGAGAATCCATCGGCCATTCAGCCCGTAGCCTATCACATGGTCAACAGACGGTACAGCGAGTTCCTCAACCTGCAGACACGGCTGGAGGAGAAACCTGAGCTACGCAAACTCATCAAAG GTGTCAAAGGTCCAAAGAAAGTATTTCCAGACATGCCGTTTGGAAACATGGACAGTGACAAGATAGAAGCCAGGAAAGGACTTCTGGAGACCTTTCTAAAG caacTTTGTGCCATCTGTGAAATAGCCAACAGTGAAGAGATGCAGGAGTTTCTTGCTCTCAATACGGACGCCAGGATCGCTTTTGTCAAGAAACCTTTTATTGTGTCACGCATTGACAAG ATTGTGGTGAACGCCATCGTGGATACACTGAAGACAGCATTTCCTCGCTCAGAACCTCAGAGCCCAACAGAGGATAATGaagcagagatggatggagggaaaatGTGTGGTGACAAGAAGAGCAA GTCTCGTCTGAAGTTCTCCAGTAAGAACATCCCCTTTATGAACGGCTCAGACATTAGACCGCCGGTTTTGTTCAGTTCAGAGCAAACTAGCGCA GTGTTTAATGGGATGTCTTTGGGAGATTTGCAAGCCTTTATCACTGATCAAGAAACCCTGGCCAGCAGATGTCCAGAGAAGGAGAACGGTGCTGTGGAAAGAGAATTCGAAGGCGATGTCGATGACAGCATGAGAGTGAAACACAGTAAGGAACCAG CATCTGAGACGGCGCTGGCTGAGGTGGCTCTGAACATCCTGTGTCTGCTGATGAAGGACCAGTGGAGCTGGCTGTGCAGTGAAAACATCCAGAGGACCGTCAGACTGCTGTTTGGGACCTTTATTAACAG atGGCTAGATGTGAGTGCAGCCAACCTGACGTGCACCAGGTACTGGGTGGTGTACCTGCAGGTCATCCAGGAGGCTGTGTGGCCAGGAGGAACTCTTCCTACTGCCCCTGGACTTGAGCGCAGTCAGGAGCAGAGGGACAGCACCAGACAGCAGGCCTTACACTGTCTGATGAGACTCCTACCAG atCTGGTGTCAGACATGTTGGGATCAGACAAGTACAAACTCAGCTGGCAGACTGCACTGGACTCTCTCCAAGACCCCTACATTAACAG